In one window of Microbacterium sp. PM5 DNA:
- the uvrC gene encoding excinuclease ABC subunit UvrC yields MADALPYKPKPGEIPTQPGVYRFRDADGRVLYVGKAKNLRARLSNYFAPLHTLHERTRRMVLTAASVEWTVVGSDVESLQLEYMWIQEFSPPFNVRYKDDKSYPYMAITLADEAPRVIVTRNRRIPGARYFGPYPKVWAVHDTIDLMIKVFPIRTCSDASYKKAMATGRPCFPGQIGRCGGPCSMKVTIEEHRAIVDDFVAFMAGGDQRFARDLTARMREAAAAMDYESAAVYRDRLQAIDAVLSRSSLVLAEDTDADLFGIAEDELSAAVQHFVVRGGRVRGVRATTIDKELDISSADLVDQVLQRTYGDAESSDIPRQVLVPRLPDDAAELEQWLQERRGKRVSLQVAQRGRKADLMRTATVNAQQALLLHKTRRTSDYTSRTKALTDLQLALGMDEAPLRIECYDVSHLSGTNVVASMVVFEDGLPRKDQYRSFSIAETTDDTDSLYQVLTRRLAHVDRDEAAAAAAETAAAAVDPADGESPVVTERKRPRFAYRPQLLVVDGGAPQVAAAARALEDAGHAEIALCGIAKRLEEIWLPGEDFPVILPRTSEALYLIQRLRDEAHRFAITHQRKRRKRDISTVLGEVPGLGDARIKALLRHFGSVAALSNASADEMTALPGIGPKLAAAIEQRLANR; encoded by the coding sequence ATGGCCGACGCGCTTCCTTACAAGCCGAAGCCGGGGGAGATCCCCACGCAGCCCGGGGTCTACCGCTTCCGCGACGCGGACGGCCGCGTCCTCTACGTCGGCAAGGCCAAGAATCTGCGCGCCCGGTTGTCCAACTACTTCGCGCCGCTGCACACCCTGCACGAGCGCACCCGCCGGATGGTGCTCACGGCGGCATCCGTGGAGTGGACGGTGGTCGGCAGCGATGTCGAGTCGCTGCAGCTGGAGTACATGTGGATCCAAGAGTTCTCGCCGCCGTTCAACGTGCGCTACAAGGACGACAAGTCCTACCCCTACATGGCGATCACCTTGGCCGACGAGGCGCCGCGCGTCATCGTGACCCGCAATCGGCGCATTCCCGGAGCGCGCTATTTCGGCCCGTACCCGAAGGTGTGGGCGGTGCACGACACGATCGACCTGATGATCAAGGTCTTCCCCATCCGCACCTGCTCCGACGCGTCGTACAAGAAGGCCATGGCGACCGGACGGCCGTGCTTTCCGGGACAGATCGGTCGATGCGGCGGACCGTGTTCGATGAAGGTCACGATCGAGGAGCACCGCGCCATCGTCGACGACTTCGTCGCTTTCATGGCGGGCGGAGACCAGCGCTTCGCGCGTGACCTCACCGCGCGCATGCGCGAGGCGGCGGCGGCGATGGACTACGAATCGGCCGCGGTCTACCGCGACAGGCTGCAGGCGATCGATGCGGTGCTCAGTCGGAGTTCTCTGGTGCTGGCCGAGGACACGGATGCCGATCTGTTCGGCATCGCGGAGGACGAACTCTCGGCGGCGGTGCAGCATTTCGTCGTCCGGGGCGGTCGCGTACGTGGTGTCCGTGCGACGACCATCGACAAGGAGCTCGACATCTCCTCCGCCGACTTGGTGGATCAGGTGCTCCAGCGCACGTACGGTGACGCTGAGTCATCCGACATCCCTCGCCAGGTCCTGGTGCCGCGCCTGCCGGATGATGCCGCGGAGCTGGAGCAGTGGCTGCAGGAGCGGCGCGGCAAGCGCGTGAGCCTGCAGGTCGCCCAACGCGGGCGCAAGGCCGACCTGATGCGCACCGCCACCGTCAACGCGCAGCAGGCGCTCTTGCTGCACAAGACGCGCCGCACCTCCGACTACACGTCGCGCACGAAAGCTCTCACCGACCTGCAACTCGCCCTCGGCATGGACGAGGCGCCGCTGCGGATCGAATGCTACGACGTGTCGCATCTGTCGGGAACCAACGTCGTGGCCTCCATGGTGGTCTTCGAAGACGGGCTGCCGCGCAAGGATCAGTACCGCTCCTTCAGCATCGCGGAGACGACCGACGACACCGACTCGCTCTATCAGGTGCTGACGCGTCGCCTGGCCCACGTCGACCGCGACGAGGCCGCTGCCGCCGCTGCGGAAACGGCGGCGGCGGCGGTCGATCCTGCCGATGGCGAGTCGCCGGTGGTCACCGAGCGCAAACGACCGCGGTTCGCATACCGTCCGCAGCTGCTGGTCGTCGACGGCGGTGCGCCACAGGTCGCGGCTGCCGCACGCGCCCTCGAGGATGCCGGGCACGCCGAGATCGCACTGTGCGGCATCGCCAAGCGCTTGGAGGAGATCTGGCTGCCGGGGGAGGACTTCCCGGTGATCCTTCCCCGCACCTCAGAGGCGCTCTACCTGATCCAGCGCCTGCGCGACGAAGCGCACCGCTTCGCGATCACCCATCAACGAAAGCGCCGCAAGCGCGACATCTCCACCGTGCTGGGTGAGGTCCCGGGTCTCGGTGATGCACGGATCAAGGCCCTGCTACGGCACTTCGGCTCCGTCGCCGCGCTCAGCAATGCGTCCGCGGACGAGATGACGGCGCTGCCCGGAATCGGCCCCAAACTGGCGGCCGCGATCGAGCAGCGCCTCGCAAATCGCTAG